From Rutidosis leptorrhynchoides isolate AG116_Rl617_1_P2 chromosome 3, CSIRO_AGI_Rlap_v1, whole genome shotgun sequence, a single genomic window includes:
- the LOC139900012 gene encoding uncharacterized protein — protein MSTGETPFSLVYGSEAVIPAEILVPTHRVANFDEEANGEALCENLNLVKERRLMAAIREVNNKQQIAKYYNKRVCALSFDVGEWVLRNNNVSRAEKLGKLGPNWEGPYQVVAINAAGSYKLADIEGRTLPNAWHAALLKRYYA, from the coding sequence ATGAGCACaggggaaacaccttttagtttaGTATATGGCTCTGAAGCAGTAATACCCGCTGAAATTCTTGTGCCAACGCATAGAGTTGCTAACTTTGATGAGGAAGCAAATGGCGAGGCCTTATGCGAAAATTTGAATTTAGTTAAAGAGCGAAGGTTAATGGCTGCTATTAGGGAGGTAAATAATAAACAGCAAATCGCAAAGTATTACAACAAAAGAGTGTGCGCATTGTCTTTTGATGTAGGCGAATGGGTATTGCGAAATAATAATGTGAGTAGAGCAGAAAAACTTGGTAAATTAGGACCTAACTGGGAAGGTCCTTATCAAgttgtggcaattaatgcggcaggATCATATAAACTCGCAGACATAGAAGGGCGAACTCtccctaatgcgtggcatgctgctttattaaagcgatattatgcataa